The Nocardioides luti genome contains a region encoding:
- a CDS encoding DUF4192 domain-containing protein produces the protein MDLVVQSPDELLAAVPHVLGFKPEESIVLVPFGPGLPITRVDLPTSATAREEVWDAISGPYGRHARPGARLGILCFTGDRRSAELASQHLSNRLETVGITTQIRLCSDGERWREFNTGTTGLQTQATAERIAATTVLSGAAQPASSRSSLAASMVGDREPIAQLIPAARAEAAASSPAAERDWALDRLEQFHTDGNRLSDVDGARMLLALEKIGTRDALWEGMTKENHTSHMAIWNDLTRRAPDEVRAAPASMLGFASWLHGDGAKAWCALDQVPADRPYSMAAVVASALQNGIHPREWERYQTQMRDLAGELDESFVPKPPEKQRDLPRTQPTTDRRAPGR, from the coding sequence ATGGATCTCGTCGTTCAGTCCCCGGACGAGCTGCTCGCCGCCGTCCCGCATGTCCTCGGCTTCAAGCCCGAGGAGTCGATCGTCCTGGTCCCGTTCGGGCCCGGGCTCCCGATCACCCGCGTCGACCTCCCGACCAGCGCGACCGCCCGCGAGGAGGTCTGGGACGCCATCAGCGGCCCCTACGGCCGCCACGCCCGCCCCGGAGCTCGGCTGGGCATCCTCTGCTTCACCGGGGACCGCCGCAGCGCCGAGCTGGCCAGCCAGCACCTGTCCAACCGACTCGAGACCGTTGGCATCACCACCCAGATCCGGCTGTGTTCCGACGGGGAGCGGTGGCGGGAGTTCAACACCGGCACCACCGGGCTGCAGACCCAGGCGACCGCCGAGCGGATCGCGGCCACGACCGTGCTGTCCGGCGCCGCCCAACCGGCCTCCAGCCGGTCCTCGCTGGCCGCCTCCATGGTCGGCGACCGCGAGCCGATCGCCCAGCTGATCCCCGCAGCTCGAGCAGAAGCCGCGGCCAGCTCGCCGGCCGCGGAGCGGGACTGGGCCCTGGACCGTCTCGAGCAGTTCCACACCGACGGCAACCGGCTCTCCGACGTCGACGGCGCACGGATGCTCCTCGCGCTGGAGAAGATCGGCACCCGCGACGCGCTGTGGGAGGGCATGACCAAGGAGAACCACACCTCCCACATGGCGATCTGGAACGACCTCACCCGCCGCGCCCCTGACGAGGTCCGCGCGGCGCCGGCCTCCATGCTCGGCTTCGCCAGCTGGCTGCACGGCGACGGCGCCAAGGCCTGGTGCGCACTCGACCAGGTGCCCGCCGACCGGCCCTACTCCATGGCCGCCGTCGTCGCCTCCGCCCTGCAGAACGGGATCCACCCTCGCGAGTGGGAGCGGTATCAGACCCAGATGCGGGACCTCGCCGGCGAGCTCGACGAGTCCTTCGTGCCCAAGCCTCCCGAGAAGCAGCGGGATCTGCCGCGCACCCAGCCCACCACCGACCGCCGGGCCCCGGGCCGCTGA
- a CDS encoding single-stranded DNA-binding protein, whose protein sequence is MSTTVTFAGNLAEAPELLYTRENKPFVSCRVLVNRRVQNDEGEWVNDGPTAHNFNIFGSAATHVHDSCGSGDPIFVHGLERTESWPDKETGEKRTKDVVVVDSRFGEVGVSLKYVSARIDRAARPAQAS, encoded by the coding sequence ATGTCCACCACCGTCACCTTCGCCGGCAACCTGGCCGAGGCTCCCGAGCTGCTCTACACCCGCGAGAACAAGCCGTTCGTCAGCTGCCGGGTCCTGGTCAACCGGCGCGTGCAGAACGACGAGGGGGAGTGGGTCAACGACGGGCCCACTGCCCACAACTTCAATATCTTCGGCTCGGCCGCCACCCACGTGCACGACAGCTGCGGATCCGGCGACCCGATCTTCGTCCACGGCCTCGAGCGCACCGAGAGCTGGCCGGACAAGGAGACCGGCGAGAAGCGCACCAAGGACGTCGTGGTCGTCGACAGCCGCTTCGGCGAGGTCGGCGTCTCGCTCAAGTACGTCTCCGCGCGCATCGATCGCGCCGCCCGCCCGGCCCAGGCCAGCTGA
- a CDS encoding ParB/RepB/Spo0J family partition protein — protein MTDTIQTDAVTTTEGTDAAPAEEFLHLDPADIIIGTNVRTDLRPDHKEFRKSIKERGVIEAVTVYRNDNGQYVLLRGQRRTVTAADVGTPTGLIPARVVPQPAETDRIGDQMVENIHRAGMRETEIVAGVEQLALLGVSAAQIAKRTSIDRPTVNAALAVTKADQTRNRLDSGDLTLEEAAIFAEFEHDPEAVERLEYAKRFRRSLTHEAQQLRDEVAEREADAAEVERLRGEGLPVLTAEEVAAADEVLRIERLLNAEGEPVPEEEWPSVPGARVHVVKEWVYPEDEYDESEDDTDDEADDEADDYEPAEPYQQYVPVWVVTDLDASGLRRRGGVSGGASSGSTADEDAGESEEEAEARREERRRVIAYNKAWASAETVRREWLAGFVARKTAPEGAEALICEAVVTGHHSLSKAMDHRHPMLFTLLGIPAPTGYYGAGQDECRKITTKATTPKAATMTTLAAVVAAWEATTGKHSWRNPSAWDARVLGALVEWGYQPSEVECILLGEEPEPDADTEGEANADEASDSAA, from the coding sequence ATGACCGACACCATCCAGACCGACGCCGTCACCACCACTGAGGGCACCGACGCCGCCCCGGCTGAGGAGTTCCTGCACCTGGACCCCGCCGACATCATCATCGGCACCAACGTCCGCACCGACCTGCGACCCGACCACAAGGAGTTCCGCAAGTCGATCAAGGAGCGCGGCGTCATCGAGGCCGTCACGGTCTACCGCAACGATAACGGCCAGTACGTCCTGCTGCGCGGCCAGCGCCGCACCGTGACCGCCGCCGACGTCGGCACCCCGACCGGCCTCATCCCGGCGCGGGTCGTCCCCCAGCCCGCCGAGACCGACCGGATCGGTGACCAGATGGTCGAGAACATCCACCGAGCCGGGATGCGCGAGACCGAGATCGTCGCGGGCGTGGAGCAGCTGGCCCTGCTCGGCGTGAGCGCAGCGCAGATCGCCAAGCGCACCAGCATCGACCGCCCGACCGTGAACGCCGCCCTGGCGGTCACCAAGGCCGACCAGACCCGCAACCGGCTCGACTCCGGCGATCTGACCTTGGAGGAGGCCGCGATCTTCGCCGAGTTCGAGCACGACCCCGAGGCCGTGGAGCGCCTGGAGTACGCCAAGCGCTTCCGCCGCTCCCTGACGCACGAGGCACAACAGCTGCGTGACGAGGTCGCCGAGCGCGAGGCCGACGCCGCCGAGGTCGAGCGGCTGCGCGGCGAGGGCCTGCCGGTACTGACCGCCGAAGAGGTCGCGGCGGCTGACGAGGTGCTGCGCATCGAGCGTCTGCTCAACGCCGAGGGCGAGCCGGTGCCGGAGGAGGAGTGGCCCAGCGTCCCGGGCGCTCGCGTCCACGTCGTCAAGGAGTGGGTCTACCCCGAGGACGAGTACGACGAGAGCGAGGACGACACCGACGACGAGGCCGACGACGAGGCCGACGACTACGAGCCCGCCGAGCCCTACCAGCAGTACGTGCCGGTGTGGGTCGTTACCGACCTCGACGCCTCCGGCCTGCGGCGTCGTGGCGGCGTCAGTGGCGGCGCGAGCAGCGGCAGCACCGCCGACGAGGACGCGGGCGAGAGCGAGGAGGAGGCCGAGGCCCGCCGCGAGGAGCGCCGCCGTGTGATCGCCTACAACAAGGCGTGGGCCAGTGCGGAGACGGTGCGCCGCGAGTGGCTGGCCGGGTTCGTCGCTCGCAAGACGGCCCCGGAAGGAGCCGAAGCCCTGATCTGCGAGGCGGTCGTCACCGGCCACCACTCGCTGAGCAAGGCCATGGACCACCGGCACCCGATGCTGTTCACGCTGCTCGGCATCCCGGCCCCGACCGGCTACTACGGCGCAGGCCAGGACGAGTGCCGCAAGATCACCACCAAGGCGACCACTCCGAAGGCCGCGACCATGACCACGCTCGCCGCCGTCGTCGCCGCATGGGAGGCGACCACCGGCAAGCACTCCTGGCGCAACCCGAGCGCGTGGGACGCCCGCGTGCTCGGCGCGCTCGTGGAGTGGGGTTACCAGCCCAGCGAGGTCGAGTGCATCCTGCTCGGCGAGGAGCCCGAGCCGGACGCCGACACGGAGGGCGAGGCCAACGCCGACGAGGCCAGCGACAGCGCCGCCTGA
- a CDS encoding DUF932 domain-containing protein, whose protein sequence is MSHEIETHGTHAAAVFARKDAWHRLGTTVRDRAFSAEEAMTLGHLGGWEVRKLPLTTAEVSEGGVTPIEVPGFATVRTTPFTGQPEALGVVGGGYTPLQNEDHAEFLNLLADESGAIFDTAGSLRGGRQVFITMQLPNSLTVGGTDRVDLNIAALNSHDGTSAFRILVTPVRVVCANTQSAALSNHESSFSIRHTRNAKAAVQAARDALGLTVTYVDAFQVEAERLIQQTMTDATFDALIDATFGKAEGNATNRVRETERRRRSRLHWLFADADTQAGIRDTAWAGYQAFAEYVDHYAPVRAKGDEATARATRVLTSDDPDRIKRRAWTALAPA, encoded by the coding sequence ATGTCACACGAGATCGAGACCCACGGCACGCACGCTGCCGCCGTCTTCGCCCGCAAGGACGCCTGGCACCGGCTGGGCACAACCGTCCGCGACCGCGCATTCTCCGCCGAGGAGGCCATGACGCTCGGCCACCTGGGCGGCTGGGAGGTGCGCAAGTTGCCGCTCACCACCGCCGAGGTCAGCGAGGGCGGCGTCACGCCGATCGAGGTCCCCGGGTTCGCCACGGTGCGCACTACCCCGTTCACCGGCCAGCCCGAGGCGCTCGGCGTCGTTGGCGGCGGCTACACCCCACTGCAGAACGAGGACCACGCCGAGTTCCTGAACCTGCTGGCCGACGAGTCCGGCGCGATCTTCGACACAGCCGGGTCGCTACGCGGCGGGCGGCAGGTGTTCATCACCATGCAGCTGCCGAACTCACTCACGGTCGGCGGCACCGACCGCGTCGACCTCAACATCGCCGCGCTCAACAGCCACGACGGCACCAGCGCGTTCCGCATCCTCGTCACCCCGGTCCGCGTCGTCTGCGCGAACACCCAGAGCGCGGCCCTGAGCAACCACGAGTCGTCGTTCTCGATCCGCCACACGCGCAACGCCAAGGCCGCCGTCCAGGCCGCCCGCGACGCGCTCGGGCTGACCGTCACCTACGTCGACGCGTTCCAGGTCGAGGCCGAGCGGCTGATCCAGCAGACCATGACCGACGCCACGTTCGACGCCCTGATCGACGCCACGTTCGGCAAGGCCGAGGGCAACGCCACCAACCGGGTCCGCGAGACCGAGCGCCGCCGCCGCTCCCGGCTGCACTGGCTGTTCGCCGACGCCGACACCCAGGCCGGCATCCGCGACACCGCGTGGGCCGGCTACCAGGCCTTCGCGGAGTACGTCGACCACTACGCCCCCGTCCGAGCTAAGGGCGACGAGGCCACCGCCCGCGCCACGCGAGTGCTCACCAGCGACGACCCCGACCGGATCAAGCGCCGCGCCTGGACCGCGCTCGCCCCGGCCTGA
- the mobF gene encoding MobF family relaxase: MSLHKLTAGSGYDYLTRQVAAMDATDKGHTGLASYYTERGETPGVWVGSGMEGLEGLDAGDVVTADHMQSLFGSGHHPLATQRTKDLDLRIGRDGVDRPTDADYKTARQLGTPYKVYENDISPFRIEVAKRIAALNEAAGLPGDWPVPAADRAKVRTEVGTEFFRAEHGREPADARELAAAIARHSRAKTNAVAGYDLTFSPVKSVSVLWAISDPKTAAVIERAHQAAIKDALGFIESKALFTRRGTNGVRQVDVRGLVATAFTHRDSRAGDPDLHTHVAVANKVQTLDGKWLAIDGRPLHKAVVSASETYNTALERHLVDALGVRFKERPNEDARKRPVREIVGVDPELNRRFSKRRASVEDRRKVLAAAFHATHGRPPTPVETIQLSQQATLETREAKHEPRSLAEQRETWSREAIEALGTPQRVKQMVHGALNPKGAARSLADSAWFAKTTDRIVATMEGARSTWQFWHVYAEAQRQVRGANVPTNQVSQVVELLVSEVLDGRSVSMARPWDAISELVELRRADGASVYTQSGAVLFTSGKVLAAEQRLVEVAGRHDGYAVEPSSVDLALLESTANGITLNAGQATLVREMATSGARLQLAIAPAGSGKTTAMRALASAWADGGGTIIGLAPSAAAADALRSQIDTQTDTLAKLTHSLEQARESGAAMPAWVAGIDASTLVVIDEAGMADTLSLDAAVSYILERGGSVRLIGDDQQLSAIGAGGVLRDIRATHGALQLTELVRFKDPAEGAASLALREGKPESLGFYLDRDRVHVGDLATMTEDVFAAWQADRAAGLDSIMLAPTRDLVSELNQQARAHRLEGIDPADPDHESASGPVRRLADGNEASIGELIITRENDRRLRTSATDWVKNGDRWNVLEIHDGGDLTVQHTQHGRTVRLPADYVARSSELGYACTVHTAQGVTADTMHGLATGSESRQQLYTMMTRGAHANHVYLEVVGDGDPHSVIHPTLVRPLTPTDILESVLARDDTQRSATSLLREQADPATRLGEASQRYLDSLYVAAEDLLRHDHVGQDANGAPINVVDALDNAVETLVPGLSEEAAWPTLRAHLLLLGAAGENPVDALRAAAGDRELETAHDRAAVLDWRLDASGLRNAGAGPLPWMPAVPARLAEDPHWGAYLSQRAHLVEQLADQVRTRATDQAALPAWAQNGLRPEAATVANVEVWRAAMRVPVDDRRPTGAPQLQKASATWQRRLNRAVTGDHTPALKEWRQLLYSLAPQVRDDEFTPLLAERLAAMSRAAVTAHELLRTATAADHPAGPLPDEHAAAAVWWRMARQLTPAVASQIGDGSHGESVTTEWTPRLADLFGPERAASIQASTWWPALVANVDHGVQRGWQVEALLGAGRAMPSDGWEGVDECQALVWRTSIALETAPDEPPAELWDGIEPDPETLVDHAADPDWADWPLAEDPGPYDEHAADEHVADEHVVDAVAGDLVDVDEDQFVEPDLTLAAYIRDLGGSRLEPTDADLRVMYQRADEWHSSPVSRERMLEINDMARAFFEARFTDSWGRDYLTGRFGIDLAGDERFRPGQAPAGWTNLVDHLRGRGVSDAEMVATGVATEASTGRLIDRFRDRVMFPVIHQGEVLGFVGRRRPDLTHADKGGPKYLNTAATPLFHKGAQLFGVVDELLAEGAVPVIVEGPMDAVAVTLASAGLYLGVAPLGTSLTDEQAAQLAAVGRDPIVATDADLAGQVAAERDFWMLTPHGLDPGFARFPDGLDPADLLAQRGPAALTAAVASGQPAFRSLGDQLLTERLDNLAPEQAHLAAMRVISARPSRAWEPGVNQVRARLQLSQLQARRDLRDAIKTWDADPRKAALAELHKSSEVRTRLSAAAEKTPAERWATLARELDPRLLEQGDWPATAAMLQQAHEQGQDVGAATRGLVAEKPLGDSPARDLRYRIVSRLEIPIDTGESTPAPTQSPGVARDRQDVNRPRPPRRGTPRR, encoded by the coding sequence ATGAGCCTCCACAAGCTGACGGCGGGGTCGGGGTACGACTACCTGACCCGCCAGGTCGCAGCGATGGACGCCACGGATAAGGGCCACACCGGCCTCGCGAGCTACTACACCGAGAGGGGCGAGACTCCCGGCGTGTGGGTCGGCTCCGGCATGGAGGGACTCGAAGGGCTCGACGCCGGCGACGTCGTCACCGCTGACCACATGCAGAGCCTGTTCGGCTCCGGTCACCACCCGCTGGCCACCCAGCGGACCAAGGACCTGGACCTGCGCATCGGCCGCGACGGCGTCGACCGGCCGACCGACGCGGACTACAAGACGGCCCGCCAGCTCGGCACGCCGTACAAGGTCTACGAAAACGACATCAGCCCGTTCCGGATCGAGGTCGCCAAGCGCATCGCGGCCCTCAACGAGGCCGCCGGCCTGCCGGGTGACTGGCCGGTCCCCGCGGCCGACCGGGCCAAGGTCCGAACCGAGGTCGGCACCGAGTTCTTCCGTGCTGAGCACGGCCGCGAACCCGCCGACGCACGCGAGCTGGCCGCCGCGATCGCCAGGCACTCCCGAGCGAAGACCAACGCGGTGGCCGGCTACGACCTGACCTTCTCCCCGGTCAAGAGCGTCTCGGTGTTGTGGGCGATCTCCGACCCGAAGACCGCCGCGGTGATCGAGCGGGCCCACCAGGCGGCGATCAAGGACGCGCTGGGCTTCATCGAATCCAAGGCACTGTTCACCCGCCGGGGCACCAACGGCGTCCGCCAGGTCGACGTCCGCGGCCTGGTCGCCACGGCGTTCACCCACCGCGACTCCCGCGCGGGAGACCCTGACTTGCATACGCACGTCGCCGTTGCGAACAAGGTCCAGACGCTCGACGGCAAGTGGCTGGCCATCGATGGCCGGCCGCTGCACAAGGCGGTGGTCTCGGCCTCGGAGACCTACAACACCGCGCTCGAGCGGCACCTGGTCGACGCCCTCGGCGTGCGGTTTAAGGAGCGGCCGAACGAGGACGCCCGCAAGCGGCCGGTGCGCGAGATCGTCGGCGTCGACCCCGAGCTGAACCGCCGCTTCTCTAAGCGCCGCGCCAGCGTCGAGGACCGCCGCAAGGTCCTCGCGGCCGCGTTCCATGCCACCCACGGCCGCCCGCCGACGCCGGTGGAGACCATCCAGCTGTCCCAGCAGGCGACGCTGGAGACCCGCGAGGCCAAGCACGAGCCGCGCTCGCTGGCCGAGCAGCGCGAGACCTGGAGCCGTGAGGCCATCGAGGCGCTGGGCACCCCTCAACGGGTCAAGCAGATGGTCCACGGGGCGCTGAACCCGAAGGGCGCAGCGCGGTCGCTGGCCGACTCGGCCTGGTTCGCCAAGACGACCGACCGGATCGTGGCGACGATGGAGGGAGCTCGGAGCACCTGGCAGTTCTGGCACGTCTACGCCGAGGCCCAGCGGCAGGTCCGGGGCGCCAACGTGCCCACCAACCAGGTCTCCCAGGTCGTCGAACTGCTCGTCAGCGAGGTCCTCGACGGCCGCTCGGTGAGCATGGCCCGACCCTGGGACGCCATCAGCGAACTGGTCGAGCTGCGGCGCGCGGACGGGGCCTCGGTCTACACCCAGAGCGGCGCCGTGCTGTTCACCTCGGGCAAGGTACTCGCCGCCGAGCAGCGTCTGGTCGAGGTCGCCGGCCGCCACGACGGGTACGCCGTCGAGCCGTCCTCGGTCGACCTGGCGCTGCTCGAGTCGACCGCCAACGGCATCACCCTCAACGCCGGACAGGCCACGCTGGTCCGCGAGATGGCCACCTCCGGTGCCCGGCTGCAGCTGGCGATCGCGCCCGCCGGATCCGGCAAGACCACCGCGATGCGAGCCCTGGCCAGCGCCTGGGCTGATGGTGGCGGCACCATCATCGGTCTGGCTCCCTCAGCGGCGGCCGCGGACGCGCTCCGCTCGCAGATCGACACCCAGACCGACACCCTGGCCAAACTAACCCACTCGCTCGAGCAGGCCCGCGAGTCCGGCGCCGCGATGCCCGCCTGGGTCGCCGGCATCGACGCCTCCACCCTCGTGGTCATCGACGAGGCCGGGATGGCGGACACCCTCTCGCTGGACGCGGCGGTGTCCTACATCCTCGAGCGCGGCGGCAGCGTCCGCCTGATCGGCGACGACCAGCAGCTCTCCGCGATCGGCGCCGGCGGCGTCCTGCGCGACATCCGCGCCACTCACGGAGCACTGCAGCTGACCGAGCTCGTCCGGTTCAAGGACCCCGCCGAGGGCGCCGCCTCGCTCGCGCTGCGCGAGGGCAAGCCCGAGTCGCTCGGCTTCTACCTCGACCGCGACCGCGTCCACGTCGGCGACCTGGCCACCATGACCGAGGACGTCTTCGCCGCCTGGCAGGCCGACCGTGCCGCCGGCCTGGACTCGATCATGCTCGCCCCCACCCGCGACCTGGTCAGCGAGCTGAACCAGCAGGCCCGCGCCCACCGGCTCGAGGGGATCGACCCGGCCGACCCCGACCATGAGTCCGCCAGCGGCCCGGTCCGCCGGCTCGCCGACGGCAACGAGGCCTCGATCGGCGAACTGATCATCACCCGCGAGAACGACCGTCGCCTGCGTACTTCGGCTACCGACTGGGTGAAGAACGGCGACCGCTGGAACGTGCTGGAGATCCACGACGGCGGCGACCTGACCGTCCAGCACACCCAGCACGGCCGCACCGTGCGGCTGCCCGCTGACTACGTCGCCCGATCCTCCGAGCTCGGCTACGCGTGCACCGTGCACACCGCCCAGGGCGTCACCGCCGACACGATGCACGGCCTGGCCACCGGCAGCGAGTCGCGCCAGCAGCTCTACACGATGATGACCCGCGGCGCGCACGCGAACCACGTCTACCTCGAGGTCGTCGGCGACGGCGACCCGCACTCGGTGATCCACCCGACGCTGGTCCGGCCGCTCACGCCGACTGACATCCTCGAGTCGGTGCTGGCGCGCGACGACACGCAGCGGTCCGCAACCAGCCTGCTGCGCGAGCAGGCCGATCCGGCCACCCGGCTCGGCGAGGCGTCCCAGCGCTACCTCGACAGCCTCTACGTCGCCGCAGAGGATCTCCTGCGCCATGACCACGTTGGCCAGGACGCCAACGGCGCCCCGATCAACGTGGTCGATGCCCTGGACAACGCGGTCGAGACGCTCGTCCCTGGGCTCTCGGAGGAGGCCGCCTGGCCGACCTTGCGTGCCCATCTGCTGCTGCTCGGCGCGGCCGGCGAGAACCCTGTCGACGCGCTCCGGGCGGCCGCCGGCGACCGGGAGCTGGAGACCGCGCACGACCGCGCCGCGGTCCTCGACTGGCGCCTGGACGCCTCCGGCCTGCGCAACGCCGGCGCAGGGCCGCTGCCGTGGATGCCCGCGGTCCCGGCCCGCCTGGCTGAGGACCCGCACTGGGGCGCCTACCTCTCCCAGCGCGCTCACCTGGTCGAGCAGCTCGCCGACCAGGTCCGAACGCGGGCGACCGACCAGGCAGCACTGCCGGCGTGGGCACAGAACGGCCTCCGGCCCGAGGCCGCCACGGTCGCCAACGTCGAGGTCTGGCGGGCCGCCATGCGGGTCCCGGTCGACGACCGGCGACCAACCGGTGCACCGCAGCTGCAGAAGGCCTCCGCGACCTGGCAGCGACGGCTCAACCGCGCCGTCACCGGCGACCACACGCCGGCGCTCAAGGAATGGCGCCAGCTGCTCTACTCGCTGGCCCCGCAGGTCCGCGACGACGAGTTCACCCCGCTGCTCGCCGAGCGGCTGGCCGCGATGTCCCGCGCGGCCGTCACCGCCCACGAGCTGCTGCGCACCGCCACTGCGGCCGATCACCCGGCCGGGCCGCTGCCCGATGAGCACGCCGCGGCGGCCGTGTGGTGGCGCATGGCCCGTCAGCTCACCCCGGCCGTTGCCTCCCAGATCGGCGACGGTTCCCACGGTGAGAGCGTCACCACCGAGTGGACTCCGCGGCTCGCGGATCTGTTCGGTCCCGAGCGCGCCGCGAGCATCCAGGCCAGCACCTGGTGGCCCGCGCTCGTCGCGAACGTGGACCACGGCGTGCAGCGCGGCTGGCAGGTCGAGGCTCTGCTGGGTGCCGGGCGGGCGATGCCGAGCGACGGCTGGGAGGGCGTCGACGAGTGCCAGGCGCTGGTCTGGCGGACCTCGATCGCGCTGGAGACCGCTCCCGACGAACCACCCGCAGAGCTGTGGGACGGGATCGAGCCGGACCCGGAGACGCTCGTCGACCACGCCGCCGACCCCGACTGGGCCGACTGGCCGCTCGCCGAGGACCCCGGCCCGTACGACGAGCACGCGGCCGACGAGCACGTGGCCGACGAGCACGTGGTCGACGCCGTCGCTGGCGACCTGGTCGACGTCGACGAGGACCAGTTCGTCGAGCCCGACCTGACGCTGGCCGCCTACATCCGCGACCTCGGCGGCAGCCGACTGGAGCCCACCGACGCCGACCTCCGGGTCATGTACCAGCGGGCCGACGAGTGGCACTCCTCCCCCGTCTCGCGTGAGCGCATGCTCGAGATCAACGACATGGCACGGGCCTTCTTCGAGGCCCGGTTCACCGACTCGTGGGGCCGCGACTACCTCACCGGACGGTTCGGCATCGACCTCGCCGGCGACGAGCGGTTCCGTCCCGGTCAGGCGCCAGCCGGGTGGACCAACCTGGTCGACCACCTGCGCGGCCGCGGTGTCAGCGACGCCGAGATGGTGGCCACTGGCGTCGCCACCGAGGCCAGCACCGGTCGCCTCATCGACCGGTTCCGCGACCGGGTGATGTTCCCGGTGATCCACCAGGGCGAAGTGCTCGGCTTCGTCGGCCGCCGCCGGCCCGACCTCACCCACGCCGACAAGGGCGGCCCGAAGTACCTCAACACAGCCGCCACCCCGCTGTTCCACAAGGGCGCCCAGCTATTCGGTGTCGTCGACGAACTGCTGGCCGAGGGTGCGGTCCCAGTGATCGTCGAGGGCCCGATGGACGCCGTGGCGGTCACGCTGGCCAGCGCCGGCCTCTACCTCGGCGTGGCGCCCCTCGGCACGTCGCTGACCGATGAGCAGGCCGCCCAGCTGGCTGCAGTCGGCCGAGACCCGATCGTGGCCACCGACGCCGACCTCGCTGGCCAGGTCGCGGCCGAGCGCGACTTCTGGATGCTCACCCCGCACGGCCTCGACCCCGGCTTCGCGCGGTTCCCCGACGGCCTCGACCCCGCCGACCTACTCGCCCAGCGCGGGCCCGCCGCGCTCACTGCCGCGGTGGCCAGCGGCCAGCCCGCCTTCCGCTCGCTCGGTGACCAATTGCTCACCGAGCGGCTGGACAACCTCGCCCCGGAGCAGGCACATCTGGCCGCCATGCGGGTCATCTCGGCACGTCCCAGCCGCGCCTGGGAGCCGGGCGTCAACCAGGTCCGGGCCCGGCTGCAGCTCTCCCAGTTGCAGGCGCGACGCGACCTGCGCGACGCGATCAAGACCTGGGATGCCGACCCGCGGAAGGCGGCACTGGCCGAGCTCCACAAGAGCAGCGAGGTTCGCACACGGCTCTCGGCCGCGGCCGAGAAGACCCCCGCCGAGCGGTGGGCCACCTTGGCTCGCGAGCTCGACCCGCGGCTGCTCGAGCAGGGCGACTGGCCGGCCACCGCCGCGATGCTGCAGCAGGCCCACGAGCAGGGTCAAGACGTCGGCGCCGCCACGCGCGGCCTGGTCGCTGAGAAGCCCCTGGGCGACAGCCCTGCGCGTGACCTGCGCTACCGGATCGTGTCCCGCCTCGAGATCCCGATCGACACCGGCGAAAGCACCCCGGCGCCGACCCAGTCGCCGGGCGTGGCACGAGATCGGCAGGACGTGAACCGTCCGCGGCCGCCCCGCCGCGGTACCCCTCGCCGGTGA
- a CDS encoding M48 family metalloprotease: protein MPDQLTSALLIVVTIAYLGGAVLLIVALAKVLLAWSVSWRTSAQTSPVDVLLQQRAAAAMAAVAAVANVPPPATDVVAILGAPVAGEADGTVGDGGLAVTRFRAGRPPTVVFARAALTGLSARAVQSLAAHELGHVIRRERSSAAARYSWLVGYLLLVLAGAGLTAAALAASPQLAGPSLLATMSAAVAFLGLRFTFDRREEATADLFAIDLTRDLDAAAELMRFYEKSLARPTPDGGPAWSRLERRWFATHPEPQARLAAMRSRLG, encoded by the coding sequence ATGCCGGATCAGCTGACCTCAGCGCTCCTCATCGTGGTGACTATCGCCTACCTCGGCGGAGCCGTTCTGTTGATCGTGGCGCTTGCGAAGGTCCTGCTCGCCTGGTCGGTCAGCTGGCGCACCAGCGCGCAAACAAGCCCGGTCGACGTCCTGCTGCAGCAGCGGGCCGCCGCGGCGATGGCCGCCGTCGCCGCAGTCGCGAACGTCCCGCCTCCGGCAACCGACGTCGTTGCGATCCTGGGCGCCCCGGTCGCCGGGGAAGCCGATGGGACCGTGGGCGATGGTGGTCTCGCGGTGACCCGCTTCCGGGCTGGTCGTCCCCCCACCGTGGTGTTCGCGCGGGCCGCGCTCACCGGCCTCAGCGCCCGCGCAGTGCAGAGCCTGGCCGCCCACGAGCTCGGCCACGTCATCCGCCGCGAGCGCAGTTCGGCCGCGGCGCGGTACTCGTGGCTGGTCGGTTACCTACTCCTCGTGTTGGCAGGCGCTGGTCTCACTGCAGCTGCTCTTGCGGCCTCGCCCCAGCTGGCCGGCCCCTCATTGCTGGCCACGATGAGTGCGGCCGTGGCGTTTCTCGGTCTCCGCTTCACCTTCGACCGGCGCGAAGAGGCCACCGCCGATCTCTTCGCCATCGACCTGACTCGCGACCTGGACGCGGCCGCCGAGCTGATGCGGTTCTACGAGAAAAGCCTGGCGCGGCCGACGCCCGACGGCGGCCCCGCGTGGTCGCGGCTGGAGCGGCGGTGGTTCGCAACCCACCCCGAGCCGCAGGCGCGGCTCGCAGCCATGCGCAGTCGCCTTGGGTGA